CGTGAGGGTGCCGTTGTGGGTGTGGGTGATGGATTGGACTATGGCGAGGCCCAGGCCGACGCCGGCGTGTTCGTCGGTGCGGGTGCGTTGGGTTCCTCTTTGGAAGGGTTCGGTGAGGGTCGGGATCAGTTGTGGGGGGAGGGGGTGGCCGGTGTTCTCGACCATCAGGACGCTGGTGTCGGGTTGGGTTTCGGTGTGGACGGTCACGGTGCCGTTGGTGGGGAGGTTGTGGACTATGGCGTTTTGAATGAGGTTTGTTGCCATTCTTGCGAGGAGTTCGGGGGAGCCGGTGGTTTCGGCCGGGTCGCCGGTGACGGTGAGGGTTATGCGGCGGCGTTCGGCCAGGGGGAGGAGGGTTTCCGCGGCTTGTTCGGCTATCAGGGAGAGGTCGACGCGGTCGCGGGGGAGGTTCGCGCGGTCGCTTTTGCTGAGGAGGAGAAGAGCCTCGGTGAGGTCGATGGCGCGCTGGTTGACGGTGTGCAGGCGGTCGATGAGTTCGTCGCGGTCGCGGGTGGGGTCCTTACGTGCAACTTCCAGGAGGGCCTGAGAGATCGCCAGGGGGGTGCGCAGTTCGTGGGAGGCGTTGGCGGCGAATCTTCGCTGCTCGGCCACGTGGGACTCCAGGCGTTCGAGCATCGAGTCGAACGTGTCGGAGAGTTCACGGAACTCGTCCTGGTGGCCTTTCATGCGGATGCGGTGGGACAGCGAGCCGTTGGCGGTCGTGCGGGCCGCGTTCGTGATCTGAGTCAGCGGCGCCAGCATGCGGCCGGCGAGGATCCAGCCGCCTAGCAGGCCGAACGCCAGCAGGAAGGTCAGTGCCTGGGCCGCGCGGGGGACGAAGGCACGCTGGAGGTCGGTGCGGTTGGGGATGAACGGGGGGGCCGGGCCGCCGAAACGGTGGCTTCCCGGGCCGGGGGTGATCGTGCTGTCGGGTACGTAGCGCAGCAGGAAGACCCATACGACGGCCAGGAGGAGAGCGCCGGCGAGCAGGAGGAATCCGGCATAGCTGAGGGTGAGTTTCAGCCGGGTGCTGACTCCTGGTGGCCTGTTCACCGGCGGCCCGGTCATGCGTGCCGCCAGGGCCGGCCGGGGGACCGCGCCTGTGTCGGTGCCGGGTCTGGGGTCGATGCCGCCTGTGCCTGTGCCTGTGTCGATGCCGGTCCGGTGGCCGGTGTCGCGTCACGGAGGGTTTCGGCCGGACGGGGCTTGATCCCCGCTGTCGGTACGCGCATGTGTCTCAGTCTGCCGGTGCCGTCGCCAGGCGGGGCCGGGGTGGTGGCGCCTGTGCCGGGGTGTGCCACCAGCGGCGCGACGCCAGAGCGAACAGCGCGGCGCCGGTGGCGTTGAGCAGGACGTCGTCCACGGACGAGACGCGGTCCAGGCGCAGGACGTACTGCAGGGTTTCGATCACGGCCGAGAAGCCCGCGCCGAGGGCCAGCATCCGTGGTACGGACGCCAGTGCCGGGAAGCGCAGTGGAGCGAAGAATCCCAGCGCCGCGAAGACCAGCAGGTTGCCGCCGATGCCGATCGGCCCCATCGTGGCCAGGTCCCGCAGCGGGACCAGGCTCACCCGGCCGGTGACGACGCCGGCTCCGAGGCCCGGCATCAGGGTCATCCACACGAACGGCGCAGTGCCGTAGACCATGCCGACCTCGGCCAGCGACCTCCGCAGCGGTGAGGTGACGCCGGCGGCGCGGCGCAGGAGCGTCAGGGCCCCTACCAGCAGAGCGGCCAGCGGGAGCGCGGCCGCCGTCATGAGCACCACACCGTTCTCGGTGTCCAGGCAGCCGTGCCACCGGCCGGACGCGCAGGCCGGAACGGACATCATGAGCGGCCGCCGTACGGCGTAGGCGGCGCTCGCCATACCGAGGACCGCCAGGCCGGCGAGCGCGATACGCGTGGCGCGGTGTGGTGCCGACAGGTTCATCCCTCCATTGGAGAAGGTGAGCCGTTGCGGTGGCGTATGGGGTTTTCGATATGCCGGCGATATGTGGGGTGCGAGTCGCGCGGCGACGTCAGCGGCCTGTAGGTCATGCCGAAAGGAGGTGCAAGTTTCACGGATGTCCTCGTGGAACGCACTGTCTGAGCTGCGGAGCTGTGAGGGACGGTCGTGGAGGCCTTTCTGTGCGCCGTCGATCGCCGGACGATGGACGGGCTC
The window above is part of the Sphaerisporangium rubeum genome. Proteins encoded here:
- a CDS encoding sensor histidine kinase, with the protein product MTGPPVNRPPGVSTRLKLTLSYAGFLLLAGALLLAVVWVFLLRYVPDSTITPGPGSHRFGGPAPPFIPNRTDLQRAFVPRAAQALTFLLAFGLLGGWILAGRMLAPLTQITNAARTTANGSLSHRIRMKGHQDEFRELSDTFDSMLERLESHVAEQRRFAANASHELRTPLAISQALLEVARKDPTRDRDELIDRLHTVNQRAIDLTEALLLLSKSDRANLPRDRVDLSLIAEQAAETLLPLAERRRITLTVTGDPAETTGSPELLARMATNLIQNAIVHNLPTNGTVTVHTETQPDTSVLMVENTGHPLPPQLIPTLTEPFQRGTQRTRTDEHAGVGLGLAIVQSITHTHNGTLTLTPRPTGGLLVTVRLPRTVR
- a CDS encoding VanZ family protein; the protein is MNLSAPHRATRIALAGLAVLGMASAAYAVRRPLMMSVPACASGRWHGCLDTENGVVLMTAAALPLAALLVGALTLLRRAAGVTSPLRRSLAEVGMVYGTAPFVWMTLMPGLGAGVVTGRVSLVPLRDLATMGPIGIGGNLLVFAALGFFAPLRFPALASVPRMLALGAGFSAVIETLQYVLRLDRVSSVDDVLLNATGAALFALASRRWWHTPAQAPPPRPRLATAPAD